A window of Streptomyces sp. SAI-127 contains these coding sequences:
- a CDS encoding metallophosphoesterase: protein MVIVFALLALAVLVTANWYLWRRLFRDTTGGPGRARRVGAVLIGGGWVLAVGALVAERTGAPFWLQRVLAWPGFLWLALSIYLLLAVVAGEVVRPLLRRFLERRDRRGESAVAAVPHPERVPAGAPADKPQEAGSPPRKPGQGGPASEEPPSPGGSTLVAAPSRRLFVSRVVAGAAAAAAVGTVGYGTYGVLRGPGVKRVTVPLAKLPRAAHGYRIAVVSDIHLSPVLGRGFAQKVVDTINSTRPDLIAVVGDLVDGSVKDLGPAAAPLTQLEARHGSFFVTGNHEYFSGAEQWVEEVRRLGLRPLENDRTELAWFDLAGVNDIAGESEGQGPDFAKALGDRDTARACVLLAHQPVQIHDAVDHGVDLQLSGHTHGGQLWPGNLLAEAANPTVAGLERYGDTQLYVSRGAGAWGPPTRVGAPSDITVIELASKQA from the coding sequence GTGGTCATCGTCTTCGCACTGCTCGCCCTGGCCGTCCTGGTGACGGCCAACTGGTACCTGTGGCGCCGTCTGTTCCGCGACACCACCGGCGGCCCCGGCCGGGCCCGCCGCGTGGGCGCGGTGCTCATCGGCGGCGGCTGGGTGCTGGCGGTCGGTGCCCTGGTCGCGGAGCGCACCGGCGCCCCCTTCTGGCTCCAGCGCGTGCTCGCGTGGCCGGGCTTCCTGTGGCTGGCGCTGTCGATCTACCTGCTGCTCGCGGTCGTGGCGGGAGAGGTCGTACGCCCCCTGCTGCGGCGTTTCCTCGAACGCCGGGACAGGCGCGGCGAGTCCGCCGTGGCCGCCGTACCGCACCCGGAGCGGGTACCGGCAGGAGCACCTGCCGACAAGCCGCAGGAGGCCGGCAGCCCGCCCCGGAAACCCGGGCAGGGCGGACCGGCGTCCGAGGAGCCGCCGTCACCCGGCGGCTCCACCCTCGTCGCCGCCCCCTCCCGCCGCCTCTTCGTCTCCCGGGTCGTCGCCGGAGCCGCCGCCGCGGCCGCCGTGGGAACGGTCGGCTACGGCACATATGGCGTCCTGCGCGGGCCCGGGGTCAAGCGGGTCACCGTGCCGCTGGCGAAGCTCCCGCGCGCGGCGCACGGCTACCGGATCGCGGTGGTCAGCGACATCCACCTGAGCCCGGTGCTCGGCCGTGGGTTCGCCCAGAAGGTCGTCGACACCATCAACTCCACCCGGCCGGACCTGATCGCGGTCGTCGGCGACCTGGTCGACGGCAGCGTGAAGGACCTCGGCCCGGCGGCAGCCCCCCTCACCCAGCTCGAGGCACGGCACGGCTCGTTCTTCGTCACCGGCAACCACGAGTACTTCTCCGGTGCCGAGCAGTGGGTCGAGGAGGTACGGCGGCTCGGTCTGCGCCCGCTGGAGAACGACCGTACGGAACTGGCGTGGTTCGACCTCGCCGGCGTCAACGACATCGCCGGCGAGAGCGAGGGCCAGGGCCCCGACTTCGCCAAGGCCCTCGGCGACCGGGACACGGCACGCGCGTGCGTGCTCCTCGCCCACCAGCCGGTCCAGATCCACGACGCCGTCGACCACGGCGTCGACCTCCAGCTCTCCGGCCACACCCACGGCGGCCAGCTCTGGCCCGGCAACCTCCTCGCGGAGGCCGCGAACCCGACCGTCGCCGGCCTGGAGCGCTACGGCGACACCCAGCTCTACGTCAGCCGGGGCGCCGGCGCCTGGGGCCCGCCCACGCGCGTGGGCGCCCCGTCGGACATCACGGTGATCGAACTGGCGTCGAAGCAGGCCTGA
- a CDS encoding ABC transporter substrate-binding protein: MRSVRVRILATLLVLGVVGVGGWQLLPSEGTGRTIRVGTTDEVTSLDPAGAYDAGSWALFNNVFQSLLAFEPGSETPVPDAAESCAFEGSDLRTYRCVLREGLKFPSGREMTAKDVKYSFDRVKKINSDVGPATLLDTLQSVSASGRTVTFRLSSSDATFPFKVATGAGAIVDSTKYPAGSLRTDNGVDGTGPYELTAYTKGKKAVLAPNGDYKGEINSTGRPVELDYYGDSDKLNSAWKAKRIDVAYRQLPPDVLAGLNPSDPSQRVSEADSSEIRNLYLNTRAGRPLHDTKVRQAMAWLINREQLAASVYEGTVDPLYSLIPTGITGHTTSFFDTYSEPSVKKARALLTEAGVTTPVSFTYGYGLTSGSAAAEAKELKRQLEASGLFKVTLKGYKWTDFQKRWATGKLDAYAVGWVADYPDPDTYGSPLVGTDGTMNTGYSSNEVDHLIQDSQRYADRAEAEQDFRDLQADIARDVPVIPLWQAKDYVVTSEDVGGGQYLSDGTGVFRLWRLSWI; the protein is encoded by the coding sequence ATGCGGTCGGTTCGCGTGCGGATTCTCGCGACGCTGCTTGTTCTGGGGGTCGTGGGAGTAGGCGGCTGGCAGTTGCTCCCGTCCGAGGGGACGGGCAGGACGATCAGGGTGGGGACGACGGACGAAGTCACCTCACTCGATCCGGCCGGCGCCTATGACGCCGGTTCCTGGGCGCTGTTCAACAACGTTTTCCAGTCACTGCTGGCCTTCGAACCGGGCAGTGAAACACCCGTGCCCGACGCGGCCGAGAGCTGTGCGTTCGAGGGCAGTGATCTGCGCACGTACCGCTGCGTGCTGCGCGAGGGTCTCAAGTTCCCGAGCGGCCGCGAGATGACCGCCAAGGACGTCAAGTACTCCTTCGACCGGGTCAAGAAGATCAACTCCGACGTCGGCCCGGCCACGCTGCTGGACACCCTCCAGTCGGTAAGTGCCAGCGGCCGGACCGTCACCTTCAGGCTTTCCTCGTCCGACGCCACCTTCCCGTTCAAGGTGGCCACGGGAGCCGGCGCCATCGTCGACAGCACCAAGTACCCCGCCGGCTCGCTGCGCACCGACAACGGCGTCGACGGCACCGGGCCGTACGAACTGACGGCGTATACGAAGGGCAAGAAGGCGGTCCTCGCGCCCAACGGCGACTACAAGGGCGAGATCAACAGCACCGGCCGCCCCGTCGAACTCGACTACTACGGCGACTCGGACAAGCTGAACAGCGCCTGGAAGGCGAAGCGGATCGACGTCGCCTACCGCCAGCTGCCGCCCGACGTCCTCGCCGGACTGAACCCGAGCGACCCCAGCCAGCGTGTCTCGGAGGCCGACAGCTCCGAGATCCGCAACCTCTACCTCAACACCCGCGCGGGCAGGCCCCTGCACGACACCAAGGTGCGTCAGGCCATGGCCTGGCTGATCAACCGCGAGCAGCTGGCCGCCTCGGTGTACGAGGGGACCGTCGACCCGCTCTACTCGCTGATCCCGACCGGCATCACCGGCCACACCACGTCGTTCTTCGACACCTACTCGGAGCCGAGCGTCAAGAAGGCCCGCGCCCTGCTCACCGAGGCCGGCGTCACCACTCCGGTCAGCTTCACCTACGGCTACGGCCTCACCAGCGGTTCCGCCGCCGCGGAGGCCAAGGAGCTCAAGAGGCAGCTGGAGGCGAGCGGCCTGTTCAAGGTGACGCTCAAGGGCTACAAGTGGACCGACTTCCAAAAGCGCTGGGCGACCGGGAAGCTGGACGCCTACGCGGTGGGCTGGGTGGCCGACTACCCCGACCCGGACACCTACGGCTCCCCGCTCGTCGGCACCGATGGCACCATGAACACCGGCTACAGCAGCAACGAGGTCGACCATCTGATTCAGGACAGTCAGCGGTACGCCGACCGCGCTGAGGCCGAGCAGGACTTCCGCGATCTCCAGGCGGACATCGCCCGCGACGTCCCGGTCATCCCGCTGTGGCAGGCCAAGGACTACGTCGTGACCAGCGAGGACGTCGGTGGTGGCCAGTACCTCTCGGACGGCACCGGAGTCTTCCGCCTCTGGCGCCTCAGCTGGATCTGA
- a CDS encoding TetR family transcriptional regulator, which yields MPANNDGPDEGSTPSKSEQTSKSEQTRALILETAMRLFQERGYDKTTMRAIAQEAGVSVGNAYYYFAGKEHLIQGFYDRIAAEHQAAVREVLARESDLEARLAGVLKVWLDIAQPYHEFAVQFFKNAADPDSPLSPFSPESEHARVEAIAVHREVLRGATKTKVPEELRDILPELMWLSQMGLVLYWIFDRTEGRERSYRLAERGARLTARGVSLARFRVLRPLVREVHELFTDFLPGMTKVMPAPGRKA from the coding sequence GTGCCTGCGAACAACGACGGCCCCGACGAGGGCAGTACCCCGAGCAAGTCCGAACAGACGAGCAAGTCCGAACAGACGCGCGCCCTGATCCTGGAGACGGCGATGCGGCTGTTCCAGGAGCGGGGGTACGACAAGACGACCATGCGGGCCATCGCCCAGGAGGCCGGGGTCTCCGTCGGCAACGCGTACTACTACTTCGCCGGCAAGGAGCACCTGATCCAGGGCTTCTACGACCGGATCGCCGCCGAGCACCAGGCGGCGGTCCGGGAGGTCCTGGCCCGGGAGAGCGACCTGGAGGCTCGGCTCGCGGGCGTGCTGAAGGTCTGGCTGGACATCGCGCAGCCGTATCACGAGTTCGCGGTGCAGTTCTTCAAGAACGCCGCCGATCCCGACAGCCCGCTCAGTCCGTTCTCGCCCGAGTCGGAGCACGCGCGCGTGGAGGCGATCGCCGTACACCGCGAGGTGCTGCGGGGCGCGACGAAGACCAAGGTGCCCGAGGAACTCCGGGACATCCTCCCCGAGTTGATGTGGCTGTCCCAGATGGGGCTCGTCCTGTACTGGATCTTCGACCGCACGGAGGGCCGCGAGCGCAGCTACCGGCTCGCCGAGCGCGGCGCCAGGCTCACCGCGAGGGGCGTGTCGCTGGCCCGGTTCCGGGTGCTCAGGCCGCTCGTACGGGAGGTGCACGAACTGTTCACGGACTTCCTGCCGGGGATGACGAAGGTGATGCCGGCCCCCGGCAGGAAGGCGTAG
- a CDS encoding MMPL family transporter produces MARWCYRHRLVVLLLWVGALFGLGAAGTSAGTNYADVFSLPNTDSKTAYDLMAKAFPERAGDTDTVVWKVEEGSVRDQAVRSRLEPVLKEIGAMKGVGEVTDPYGAQGAAQISKDGRIAYAQVTFAEQANAVPKDLVQDVVDTAEHARGDGLQVELGGQAITRVQEPPTGTAEIVGILAAAVVLFLAFGSLFAMLLPILVALFGVGTGLFSTTLISHVTNVPELASLLSTLIGLGVGIDYALFIVTRHRKGIQRGLDPEEAAVTALNTSGRAVLFAGGTVCIALAGMLVTNLRFLDGVVIGTSLTVVLSVLAAVTLLPALLGLLGHRVLSRRQRRKLAAQGPDTDRPSGLAARWSATVERRPRTVAVLAVAVMAVLALPLLSLRLGTVDQGNDEASSTTRKAYDLLAEGFGPGFNGPLQVVVKGDAGESLVTAIRQTEGVAQAGSAPPANGVTVIQVVPTTSPQAKETDELIDTLRDEVIPEAGVEAHVGGVTAVSKDFASVTADRLPYFIATIIGLGFLLLLIAFRSVVVPLTAALMNLIAAAASFGVLVAIFQWGWGLDLLGLGKEGPIAAFLPIIMLSLLFGLSMDYQVFLVSRMHEEWVHTRDNARAVRVGLAETSRVINSAALIMVCVFLAFVLSGDYGAAMAGVGLAAAVALDAFILRTALVPAAMHLLGDSNWWLPQWLEKRLPHLAVEPKEEAAAATEAPSGGGPASAVHGFVRTAEGEPVEGAAVSLLSAGGRQLDRVESLADGSYIVSVPAPGTYLLATTAPAYGSRARHVVVGEGPLVYDVELVEGEVDAVN; encoded by the coding sequence TTGGCACGCTGGTGCTATCGGCACCGGCTGGTGGTCCTGTTGCTGTGGGTGGGGGCGTTGTTCGGGCTCGGCGCGGCGGGCACGTCCGCGGGCACGAACTACGCGGACGTCTTCTCGCTGCCCAACACGGACTCCAAGACGGCGTACGACCTGATGGCGAAGGCCTTCCCGGAGCGCGCGGGCGACACCGACACCGTGGTGTGGAAGGTCGAGGAGGGATCGGTGCGGGACCAGGCCGTACGGTCCCGGCTCGAGCCCGTGCTGAAGGAGATCGGCGCGATGAAGGGCGTCGGCGAGGTCACCGATCCGTACGGGGCACAGGGCGCGGCGCAGATCAGCAAGGACGGGCGGATCGCCTACGCCCAGGTCACCTTCGCCGAGCAGGCGAACGCGGTACCGAAGGATCTGGTCCAGGACGTCGTCGACACGGCGGAGCACGCGCGCGGTGACGGCCTCCAGGTCGAACTGGGCGGCCAGGCCATCACACGCGTCCAGGAGCCGCCCACCGGCACCGCTGAGATCGTCGGCATCCTCGCGGCGGCCGTCGTGCTGTTCCTGGCCTTCGGCTCGCTCTTCGCGATGCTGCTGCCGATCCTGGTCGCCCTGTTCGGCGTGGGCACCGGCCTGTTCTCCACGACGCTGATCAGCCATGTCACCAACGTGCCCGAACTCGCCTCGCTGCTCTCCACCCTGATCGGCCTGGGCGTCGGCATCGACTACGCCCTGTTCATCGTCACCCGGCACCGCAAGGGCATCCAACGCGGCCTGGACCCCGAGGAGGCGGCGGTCACCGCCCTCAACACCTCCGGGCGTGCCGTGCTGTTCGCGGGCGGCACCGTGTGCATCGCGCTGGCCGGCATGCTGGTGACCAACCTGCGCTTCCTGGACGGCGTGGTCATCGGCACCTCGCTGACCGTCGTCCTGAGCGTCCTCGCGGCCGTGACCCTGCTGCCCGCGCTGCTCGGCCTCCTGGGCCACCGGGTGCTCAGCCGCCGCCAGCGGCGCAAGCTGGCCGCGCAGGGACCCGACACGGACCGTCCGAGCGGCCTCGCCGCCCGCTGGTCCGCGACCGTGGAACGCCGCCCGCGCACGGTGGCCGTCCTCGCGGTCGCCGTGATGGCGGTGCTCGCCCTCCCGCTCCTGTCCCTGCGCCTGGGCACCGTCGACCAGGGCAACGACGAGGCCTCGTCGACGACCAGGAAGGCGTACGACCTGCTCGCCGAGGGCTTCGGCCCCGGCTTCAACGGTCCGCTCCAGGTCGTCGTGAAGGGCGACGCGGGCGAGTCCCTGGTGACGGCGATCCGGCAGACGGAGGGCGTGGCCCAGGCGGGCTCCGCGCCCCCTGCCAACGGCGTCACGGTCATCCAGGTCGTCCCGACCACCTCACCGCAGGCCAAGGAGACGGACGAACTCATCGACACCCTGCGGGACGAGGTGATCCCGGAGGCGGGCGTCGAGGCGCACGTGGGCGGCGTCACGGCGGTCTCCAAGGACTTCGCGTCGGTGACCGCCGACCGGCTGCCGTACTTCATCGCCACGATCATCGGCCTGGGCTTCCTGCTGCTCCTGATCGCCTTCCGCTCGGTGGTGGTCCCGCTCACGGCCGCCCTGATGAACCTGATAGCGGCCGCCGCCTCCTTCGGCGTCCTGGTGGCGATCTTCCAGTGGGGCTGGGGCCTCGACCTGCTCGGCCTCGGCAAGGAGGGCCCCATCGCGGCCTTCCTTCCGATCATCATGCTCTCGCTCCTGTTCGGCCTCTCCATGGACTACCAGGTGTTCCTGGTCAGCCGGATGCACGAGGAGTGGGTGCACACGAGGGACAACGCGCGCGCGGTGCGCGTGGGCCTCGCCGAGACCAGCCGCGTCATCAACTCCGCCGCCCTGATCATGGTCTGCGTCTTCCTGGCGTTCGTGCTCAGCGGCGACTACGGGGCCGCCATGGCGGGTGTGGGACTCGCCGCCGCCGTCGCCCTGGACGCCTTCATCCTGCGCACGGCCCTGGTGCCGGCCGCGATGCATCTGCTCGGCGACTCCAACTGGTGGCTGCCGCAGTGGCTGGAGAAGCGGCTGCCGCACCTCGCGGTGGAGCCGAAGGAGGAGGCGGCTGCCGCGACGGAGGCCCCCTCGGGCGGCGGCCCGGCATCGGCCGTCCACGGCTTCGTCCGCACGGCGGAAGGGGAGCCGGTGGAGGGCGCCGCCGTCTCGCTGCTGTCGGCCGGGGGCCGTCAGCTGGACCGGGTGGAGTCGCTGGCCGACGGCTCGTACATCGTCTCGGTCCCGGCACCCGGGACGTACCTGCTGGCGACCACGGCTCCGGCGTACGGCTCACGCGCGCGGCACGTCGTCGTGGGGGAGGGGCCCCTGGTGTACGACGTCGAACTGGTCGAGGGCGAGGTCGACGCCGTCAACTGA
- a CDS encoding DCC1-like thiol-disulfide oxidoreductase family protein — translation MTGPTGATVGAGVPADRTPVRRLTVLYDAGCSLCAFLRDWLVRQPQLVPLELVPAGSQEARLRFPGLDHRATLEEITVVGDAGQVYRDTAAWIVTLWALREHRPLAHRLSTPSGARLARGAVLAAAKWRGAQWQGGQWGGPAYRRSEGWAYDPGRGWVHTPPGCDSGGRATG, via the coding sequence ATGACAGGCCCGACAGGTGCCACGGTGGGTGCGGGCGTCCCGGCGGACCGCACCCCGGTCCGCCGGCTCACCGTCCTGTACGACGCCGGCTGCTCCCTGTGCGCCTTCCTGCGCGACTGGCTCGTACGGCAGCCGCAGCTGGTGCCGCTGGAGTTGGTGCCGGCCGGGTCGCAGGAGGCCCGGCTGAGGTTCCCCGGGCTCGATCACCGCGCCACCCTCGAGGAGATCACCGTCGTCGGCGACGCGGGACAGGTCTACCGCGACACCGCCGCCTGGATCGTGACCCTGTGGGCGCTGCGCGAGCACCGGCCGCTGGCTCACCGGCTCAGCACCCCGTCCGGGGCACGGCTCGCGAGGGGCGCCGTGCTCGCCGCCGCGAAATGGCGGGGCGCGCAGTGGCAGGGCGGTCAGTGGGGCGGCCCCGCGTACCGCCGCTCGGAAGGCTGGGCGTACGACCCCGGCAGGGGCTGGGTCCACACCCCGCCGGGGTGCGACAGCGGTGGCCGCGCCACTGGTTAG
- a CDS encoding TM2 domain-containing protein, producing MSEQPGHEQHGHEQQESGQGQQQQGYQQQQGYPPPGYPPPGYAPPGYPPPGYYPPPGTYTGDPNAPYGYDPYGRPYSDKSKVIAGILQLTLGGFGVGRFYLGNVGMGLAQLFTCGGLGIWSLVDGILLLTGNDHTDEHGRILRS from the coding sequence TTGAGCGAGCAGCCGGGTCACGAACAGCACGGTCACGAACAGCAGGAGAGCGGGCAAGGCCAACAGCAGCAGGGATACCAACAGCAGCAGGGCTATCCGCCGCCGGGATACCCGCCCCCGGGGTACGCGCCTCCCGGCTACCCGCCGCCGGGCTACTACCCACCCCCGGGGACATACACGGGAGACCCCAACGCGCCCTACGGCTACGACCCGTACGGACGGCCGTACTCCGACAAGTCGAAGGTCATCGCGGGCATCCTCCAGCTCACCCTCGGCGGCTTCGGCGTGGGACGCTTCTACCTGGGCAACGTCGGAATGGGACTCGCACAGCTCTTCACCTGCGGCGGCCTGGGCATCTGGTCGCTGGTCGACGGCATCCTCCTGCTCACCGGGAACGACCACACCGATGAACACGGCCGGATCCTCCGAAGCTAG
- a CDS encoding HAMP domain-containing sensor histidine kinase, translating to MKVRLPRCRHGIHSLRGKLTLANVALLAIGIVAATAVSVMGMRYYLLDQIDSELIKTRDSLGGSQITLREIDSLSMLGFVRDRLMPAQQESSDERSTETVFAVVDRRGEPIRILGFDPTDAQQGLAEATGDPRALAADSEPHDVTLDGSPYRATAARLGDGSYALLATPTDVLHQGVAKAVRLDLAIGSLLLALLACLTMFSVRRRMRPLEDMVETSSAIAEGDLTRRVPSSREATLEVEQLRVALNSMLHQVESAYRTREQSAAQLRSFVADASHELRTPLSAIRGYLQLYDKGMLSDPDDRKRAWARVLAETDRMGRLVDELLTLARLDQQPELRFRNVDLSRLVRDAADDLRVQQPGRPVEVSAEGSLLVRADESGLRQVLGNLVANVRTHTPAEVPVRLEVEREDGVVRLCVADEGPGLHADDAARVFDRFFRVGGGAGSGLGLAIVQGVVRAHGGEVAVRTAPGEGLAVTVSLPTRVSEGQ from the coding sequence ATGAAGGTCCGCCTGCCTCGTTGCCGACACGGCATCCATTCGCTGCGCGGCAAGCTGACGCTGGCCAATGTGGCGCTGCTCGCGATCGGTATCGTCGCGGCGACCGCCGTGAGCGTGATGGGCATGCGGTACTACCTGCTCGACCAGATCGACAGCGAACTCATCAAGACCCGGGACTCCCTGGGCGGTTCACAGATCACCCTGCGGGAGATCGACTCGCTGAGCATGCTTGGCTTCGTGCGCGACCGGCTCATGCCGGCACAGCAGGAATCGAGCGATGAGCGCTCGACCGAGACCGTCTTCGCGGTCGTCGACCGCCGGGGCGAGCCGATCAGGATCCTCGGCTTCGACCCGACCGATGCCCAGCAGGGCCTGGCGGAGGCGACCGGCGACCCGCGCGCGCTCGCCGCCGACTCCGAGCCGCACGACGTGACTCTGGACGGCTCCCCGTACCGCGCCACGGCGGCCCGGCTCGGCGACGGCTCCTACGCCCTGCTCGCCACGCCCACCGACGTCCTGCACCAGGGCGTCGCCAAGGCCGTCCGGCTCGACCTCGCGATCGGCAGCCTGCTGCTCGCGCTGCTGGCCTGTCTGACGATGTTCAGCGTCCGGCGCCGGATGCGGCCGCTGGAGGACATGGTGGAGACCTCGTCGGCGATCGCCGAGGGGGATCTGACCCGGCGCGTCCCCTCCAGCCGCGAGGCCACCCTGGAGGTCGAGCAGCTGCGGGTCGCCCTCAACTCCATGCTCCACCAGGTCGAGTCGGCGTACCGCACACGCGAGCAGAGCGCGGCCCAGCTGCGCAGCTTCGTCGCCGACGCCTCGCACGAGCTGCGCACCCCGCTGTCCGCGATACGCGGCTACCTCCAGCTGTACGACAAGGGCATGCTGTCCGACCCGGACGACCGCAAGCGCGCCTGGGCCCGGGTGCTCGCGGAGACCGACCGGATGGGGCGGCTCGTCGACGAGCTGCTCACCCTCGCCCGCCTCGACCAGCAGCCCGAACTGCGGTTCAGGAACGTCGACCTGAGCCGGCTGGTGCGGGACGCGGCCGATGATCTGCGGGTGCAGCAGCCCGGCCGGCCCGTCGAGGTCTCCGCCGAAGGCTCACTGCTGGTGCGGGCGGACGAGTCGGGGCTCAGACAGGTCCTGGGCAACCTGGTGGCCAACGTGCGCACGCACACGCCCGCCGAGGTGCCGGTGCGGCTGGAGGTGGAGCGTGAGGACGGGGTCGTACGGCTGTGTGTCGCGGACGAGGGTCCAGGGCTGCACGCCGACGACGCGGCACGCGTCTTCGACCGGTTCTTCCGGGTCGGGGGCGGCGCGGGCAGCGGCCTCGGTCTGGCGATCGTGCAGGGCGTGGTGCGGGCCCACGGCGGCGAGGTGGCGGTCCGCACGGCTCCGGGCGAGGGGCTGGCGGTGACGGTCAGCCTGCCGACGCGGGTGTCCGAGGGTCAGTGA
- a CDS encoding response regulator transcription factor, whose protein sequence is MTGGETKNPGTVLVVEDEESIADVLAIALRYHRFEVMVAGTVREALALTDRTRPDAALLDVMLPDGDGRALGRELRERRPDLALVFLTARDSPAEIVGALGFGDDYITKPFNIDEVVARITAVLRRTRPADVLPQRPPLRYGDLELDETTYSVHRDGRTVQLTPTEYALLRFLVRNGGRIVPKEQLLRHVWQYEHTPPESTVVETYISYLRRKLDALGPPVITTRRGVGYGLA, encoded by the coding sequence ATGACTGGGGGAGAGACGAAGAATCCGGGCACCGTGCTGGTGGTGGAGGACGAGGAGAGCATCGCCGACGTGCTCGCCATCGCCCTGCGCTACCACCGGTTCGAGGTGATGGTCGCGGGCACCGTCCGTGAGGCGCTCGCGCTCACCGACCGCACCCGCCCGGACGCGGCCCTGCTCGATGTGATGCTGCCCGACGGCGACGGCCGCGCCCTCGGCCGTGAACTGCGCGAGCGGCGGCCCGATCTGGCCCTGGTCTTCCTCACCGCGCGGGACTCCCCCGCCGAGATCGTCGGCGCCCTCGGCTTCGGCGACGACTACATCACCAAGCCGTTCAACATCGACGAGGTCGTCGCCAGGATCACCGCGGTCCTGCGCCGCACCCGCCCGGCCGACGTCCTGCCGCAGCGCCCGCCCCTGCGCTACGGCGACCTGGAGCTGGACGAGACGACATATTCGGTGCACCGCGACGGCCGCACGGTCCAGCTCACCCCCACCGAGTACGCACTCCTGCGCTTCCTGGTGCGCAACGGCGGCCGGATCGTGCCCAAGGAGCAACTCCTGCGCCACGTCTGGCAGTACGAGCACACCCCGCCCGAGTCGACCGTCGTCGAGACCTACATCAGCTATCTGCGACGCAAGCTGGACGCCCTGGGACCGCCGGTGATCACCACCCGGCGGGGTGTCGGGTACGGGCTCGCATGA
- a CDS encoding DUF2752 domain-containing protein, whose protein sequence is MNTAGSSEARAEGAPASVRRSPLRHPATAPSAVLAAGAAGAVYLYRTDPHDPGHLLPQCPFRMLTGLLCPACGGTRMVYDLMHGHFTEAWLDNRALLLAAPYALVLLGRWAWEGLHGRRWRPTLSPRAQVVVLAVAVAWTVVRNIV, encoded by the coding sequence ATGAACACGGCCGGATCCTCCGAAGCTAGGGCGGAGGGCGCCCCGGCCTCCGTACGGCGCTCCCCGCTCCGCCACCCCGCGACGGCACCCTCGGCGGTGCTCGCCGCGGGAGCCGCCGGTGCCGTCTACCTCTACCGCACCGACCCGCACGACCCCGGCCACCTCCTGCCGCAGTGCCCGTTCCGCATGCTCACCGGCCTGCTCTGTCCTGCCTGCGGCGGCACCCGCATGGTGTACGACCTGATGCACGGCCACTTCACCGAGGCGTGGCTGGACAACCGGGCCCTGCTGCTCGCCGCGCCGTACGCCCTGGTCCTGCTGGGCCGTTGGGCGTGGGAGGGCCTGCACGGCCGCCGCTGGCGCCCCACGCTGAGCCCCCGGGCGCAAGTGGTCGTCCTCGCGGTGGCCGTGGCCTGGACGGTGGTCCGCAACATCGTGTGA
- a CDS encoding VOC family protein, whose amino-acid sequence MSDDQSYELLGFDNVLLPVGNLGEAVSFYERAGFTVGFRLDEAGIALLKVGGETPGILLRQEEALGHRPPPWPATRVWLEVPDARTAARELRATGLELLDEPFSVATGWTVEIADPWGNVLGFTDYTKRPELGRRA is encoded by the coding sequence ATGTCAGATGACCAGTCGTACGAACTGCTCGGTTTCGACAACGTGCTGTTGCCCGTCGGGAACCTCGGCGAGGCCGTCTCCTTCTACGAGCGCGCGGGCTTCACGGTGGGCTTCCGGCTCGACGAAGCCGGGATCGCACTGCTGAAGGTCGGCGGCGAGACGCCCGGGATCCTGCTCCGACAGGAGGAGGCACTCGGGCACCGGCCGCCGCCGTGGCCCGCCACGCGCGTGTGGCTGGAGGTGCCGGACGCCAGGACCGCCGCCCGGGAGCTGCGCGCTACCGGCCTCGAACTGCTCGACGAGCCCTTCTCCGTGGCCACCGGCTGGACCGTCGAGATCGCCGACCCCTGGGGGAACGTCCTCGGGTTCACCGACTACACCAAACGTCCGGAGCTCGGCCGGCGGGCCTGA
- a CDS encoding ATP-binding protein, producing the protein MLRRNSFRLPRHPASVGLARRRVRDHLADWGHGPDDPAVSDAVLLVSELATNVVRHGPLLEREFEVAVTALADGSCLIEVSDEGLLEPRLRVVGEWEETGRGLHLVENIAAAWGVWGRGRHGKTVWALVMAD; encoded by the coding sequence GTGCTGAGACGCAACTCCTTCCGGCTGCCCCGGCATCCGGCTTCCGTCGGTCTCGCCCGGCGGCGAGTCCGGGACCACCTGGCCGACTGGGGCCACGGACCGGACGATCCGGCGGTGTCCGACGCGGTTCTGCTGGTCTCGGAACTGGCCACCAACGTGGTGCGCCACGGGCCGCTCCTGGAGCGGGAGTTCGAGGTCGCGGTGACCGCACTCGCGGACGGCTCCTGCCTGATAGAGGTCTCCGACGAGGGCCTGCTGGAACCCCGGCTGCGGGTGGTCGGCGAGTGGGAGGAGACCGGCCGCGGTCTGCATCTGGTGGAGAACATCGCCGCCGCGTGGGGGGTGTGGGGCCGGGGGCGGCACGGCAAGACCGTGTGGGCCCTGGTGATGGCCGACTGA